One region of Candidatus Krumholzibacteriia bacterium genomic DNA includes:
- a CDS encoding tetratricopeptide repeat protein translates to MSAAPRDTGARDTTLRRWEIIGLVALAVIVITIPLALLRPAPEGSHELDETTPAFVGTAACVDCHRAEYDRWRGSDHDRAMDVASDSTVLGDFNDATFTYRGVTSRFYKRDGKFFVYTEGPGGAMAEFEVQYVFGYDPLQQYLVPFPGGRLQTLSVTWDTVRGRWYRQYPDQDIPPTDWLHWTRGGQNWNSMCAECHSTNLQKGYDAATDSYHTTWSDIDVGCEACHGPGSRHVAWASIAPMARPELEKMGLAVSTARIAPRRLVELCAPCHSRRAELGDYDHTGSELLDQMLPSLLDEGLYHPDGQILDEVYVYGSFLQSKMYAREVSCFDCHDSHSLKLHRDGNDLCLQCHQGEVYDTSEHHFHKKVYEGRESDGAKCVKCHMPERAYMVIDWRADHSFRVPRPDLTAKIGVPNACTQSGCHDDKPLQWSLDAYRRWYGEARKPHFGTAFAAARKGEASAQPELVRIADSDLYAPIVRATALELLAETPRPDGIAALRLATGSEEALLRRTAAAYLPIAGEEDVDHLLPLLSDPVKAVRMAAVSQLAVVPRDRMKPYQQEAFDKALAEYRASMAYELDFPSSNFNLGNLEYALGNAAQAESYYRAALAIDDLLLPAKMNLAVLLSQQGRNDEAAALLREAVRDYPDNADALYSLGLLEVERGNADEAVDLLQRATWLNPGEARVQYNLGLLLQQMGRQDDAGRALRRALEIEPDRLDYMHAWADYLFRGGRLAEARAVADRMIALYPDQPIGHQMRKMIDSGR, encoded by the coding sequence GTGAGCGCCGCGCCCCGCGACACCGGCGCGCGCGACACGACGCTGCGTCGGTGGGAAATCATCGGACTCGTCGCGCTGGCGGTGATCGTGATCACCATACCGCTGGCTCTCCTGCGTCCGGCCCCCGAGGGTTCACACGAACTCGACGAGACCACGCCGGCGTTCGTGGGCACCGCGGCGTGCGTGGACTGCCACCGCGCCGAGTACGACCGCTGGCGCGGCTCCGACCACGACAGGGCCATGGACGTGGCCAGCGACTCCACCGTGCTCGGCGATTTCAACGACGCCACCTTCACCTACCGCGGCGTGACATCGCGTTTCTACAAGCGCGACGGAAAGTTCTTCGTGTACACGGAGGGGCCGGGTGGTGCGATGGCGGAGTTCGAGGTGCAGTACGTATTTGGCTATGACCCGCTGCAGCAGTACCTGGTGCCGTTTCCCGGCGGGCGCCTGCAGACGCTCAGCGTCACCTGGGACACGGTGCGCGGGCGCTGGTACCGCCAGTACCCGGACCAGGACATCCCGCCCACGGACTGGTTGCACTGGACGCGCGGCGGCCAGAACTGGAACTCGATGTGCGCCGAGTGCCACTCGACCAACCTGCAGAAGGGCTACGACGCCGCCACCGACAGCTACCACACCACCTGGTCCGACATCGACGTGGGCTGCGAAGCGTGTCACGGGCCCGGTTCGCGCCACGTCGCATGGGCGAGCATCGCGCCGATGGCGCGCCCGGAGCTCGAGAAGATGGGCCTCGCCGTTTCCACCGCCCGCATCGCGCCGCGGCGGCTGGTGGAGCTGTGCGCGCCATGCCACTCCCGCCGTGCCGAACTGGGCGACTACGATCACACCGGCAGCGAACTGCTCGACCAGATGCTGCCCAGCCTGCTGGACGAAGGCCTGTACCATCCCGACGGACAGATCCTGGACGAGGTGTACGTCTACGGTTCGTTCCTGCAGAGCAAGATGTACGCGCGGGAGGTGTCCTGTTTCGACTGTCACGACAGTCACAGCCTCAAGCTGCACCGCGACGGCAACGACCTGTGCCTGCAGTGTCACCAGGGCGAGGTCTACGACACCAGCGAGCACCACTTTCACAAGAAGGTCTACGAGGGCCGTGAGTCGGACGGGGCAAAGTGCGTGAAGTGTCACATGCCCGAGCGCGCCTACATGGTCATCGACTGGCGCGCCGACCACAGCTTCCGCGTGCCGCGCCCGGACCTGACCGCGAAGATCGGCGTGCCCAACGCGTGCACGCAGTCGGGTTGTCACGACGACAAGCCCCTGCAGTGGTCGCTCGACGCGTATCGCCGCTGGTACGGCGAGGCGCGCAAGCCGCATTTCGGGACCGCGTTTGCGGCCGCGCGCAAGGGCGAGGCATCCGCGCAGCCGGAGCTGGTGCGGATCGCCGACAGCGATCTCTACGCGCCCATCGTGCGCGCCACGGCGCTCGAACTGCTGGCCGAAACGCCGCGCCCGGACGGAATCGCTGCGTTGCGACTGGCGACCGGTTCCGAGGAGGCGCTGTTGCGCCGCACCGCGGCCGCGTACCTCCCGATCGCCGGGGAGGAGGACGTCGATCACCTCCTCCCGCTGCTCTCCGACCCCGTGAAGGCGGTACGCATGGCAGCCGTCTCGCAGCTGGCCGTCGTGCCGCGCGATCGCATGAAGCCCTACCAGCAGGAGGCGTTCGACAAGGCGCTGGCCGAGTATCGCGCGTCGATGGCGTACGAGCTCGATTTCCCCAGTTCCAATTTCAACCTGGGCAACCTGGAGTACGCCCTTGGAAACGCTGCGCAAGCCGAGAGCTATTACCGCGCGGCCCTCGCCATCGACGACCTGCTGTTGCCCGCCAAAATGAACCTCGCTGTCCTGTTGAGCCAGCAGGGGCGCAACGACGAAGCCGCGGCGCTACTGCGCGAGGCCGTGCGCGACTACCCGGACAACGCGGATGCGCTGTACTCGCTGGGCTTGCTGGAAGTGGAGAGAGGCAACGCCGACGAGGCGGTGGATCTGCTGCAGCGGGCCACCTGGCTGAATCCGGGTGAGGCGCGCGTGCAGTACAACCTGGGATTGCTGTTGCAGCAGATGGGGAGGCAGGACGACGCGGGACGGGCTCTGCGCCGCGCCCTGGAAATCGAGCCGGATCGGCTCGACTACATGCACGCCTGGGCGGACTACCTGTTTCGCGGTGGCCGCCTGGCCGAAGCGCGCGCGGTGGCGGATCGGATGATCGCGCTGTACCCCGACCAGCCGATCGGCCACCAGATGCGCAAAATGATCGACAGCGGGCGCTAG
- a CDS encoding Rieske (2Fe-2S) protein yields MTSRRNFLRWMWGSLAAALAGELVWIGSSFLRPRRGPAYDEASLITAGPVDRFQPDTVTAFPEGRFYLARLKDGGFLAMDRTCTHLGCTVPWDAGKACFRCPCHASSFDITGAVLAPPAPRPLDLYPVRIENGVVKVDTARLVRRTSFLAAQVVRP; encoded by the coding sequence ATGACGTCACGCCGTAACTTTCTGCGCTGGATGTGGGGAAGCCTCGCGGCGGCACTCGCCGGCGAACTGGTGTGGATCGGTTCGTCGTTTCTGCGTCCGCGGCGGGGTCCCGCGTATGACGAGGCCTCGCTGATCACCGCGGGACCGGTGGACCGCTTCCAGCCGGACACCGTGACGGCATTTCCGGAGGGCCGCTTCTACCTCGCGCGCCTCAAGGACGGTGGCTTCCTGGCCATGGACCGTACCTGCACCCATCTCGGTTGCACGGTTCCCTGGGATGCCGGGAAGGCGTGTTTCCGTTGCCCGTGCCACGCGTCGTCCTTCGACATCACCGGCGCGGTGCTCGCGCCGCCGGCGCCGCGTCCGCTCGATCTCTATCCGGTTCGCATCGAGAATGGCGTGGTCAAGGTCGACACTGCCCGGCTCGTGCGGCGCACGTCGTTCCTGGCCGCGCAGGTGGTGCGTCCGTGA
- a CDS encoding HYR domain-containing protein, translating into MIRLSIRVAIAALAVAAMMVGCGDNGGSPAGPQSSRVASTSLQIDCGGVGYLSHLSPVLPAWQDSIEAWLGNTDLLDDPPAWMEESTVDGYLGELVPVLQQWQPAINDALAASLLDSVADYDPAGSSNDYLAGLSSLLVAWQDSLNAARGVAFLPDLPAFTADDTAPVIACVADTSIGCAGEEGVVVEFDVTAADDCDPAPVVSCEPASGSIFPVGDTEVVCTAVDFSGNTSTCTFTVTVATDTDPPVVRSVTASPDMLWPPNHKWVEVRVFVDAVDNCDESLSCTILEVTSNEAGNGTGDGNTEPDWMITGDTTLKLRAERSGGGDGRIYSVRVRCEDSSGNGDEHTVTVTVPHDQSGK; encoded by the coding sequence ATGATCAGACTATCCATTCGCGTTGCCATTGCCGCCCTTGCGGTCGCGGCAATGATGGTCGGTTGCGGGGACAACGGCGGTTCACCCGCCGGCCCGCAATCCTCGCGCGTCGCGTCGACGTCGCTGCAGATTGACTGCGGCGGCGTGGGCTATCTATCGCACCTTTCACCGGTTCTGCCCGCCTGGCAGGATTCCATCGAAGCCTGGCTGGGCAACACCGATCTGCTCGATGATCCACCGGCGTGGATGGAGGAATCCACCGTCGATGGCTACCTCGGCGAACTGGTGCCCGTTCTGCAGCAGTGGCAGCCCGCCATCAACGACGCGCTCGCCGCGTCGCTGCTGGACTCCGTCGCCGACTACGATCCCGCCGGATCGTCGAACGACTACCTGGCGGGCCTCTCGTCGCTGCTGGTGGCGTGGCAGGACTCGCTGAATGCGGCACGGGGCGTGGCCTTCCTGCCCGACCTGCCGGCCTTTACCGCCGATGACACCGCGCCGGTCATTGCCTGCGTGGCCGACACCAGCATCGGGTGCGCGGGCGAAGAGGGCGTCGTGGTGGAGTTCGACGTCACCGCCGCCGACGATTGCGACCCGGCTCCGGTCGTCTCGTGCGAGCCTGCCTCGGGAAGTATCTTCCCGGTGGGAGACACCGAGGTGGTCTGCACCGCGGTGGACTTCTCGGGCAACACCTCCACCTGCACCTTCACGGTTACCGTGGCGACGGACACGGACCCGCCGGTTGTCCGCAGCGTAACGGCCAGCCCGGACATGCTGTGGCCGCCGAATCACAAGTGGGTAGAGGTTCGCGTCTTCGTGGATGCCGTCGACAACTGCGACGAGTCGCTGTCGTGCACCATTTTGGAAGTCACCTCCAACGAGGCCGGCAACGGCACCGGTGATGGAAACACCGAACCCGACTGGATGATCACCGGCGACACCACGCTCAAGTTGCGCGCCGAGCGCTCCGGTGGCGGGGACGGGCGAATCTACTCCGTTCGGGTGCGCTGTGAGGACTCTTCCGGCAACGGAGACGAGCACACCGTGACGGTGACCGTACCGCACGACCAGTCCGGCAAGTAA
- the aceA gene encoding isocitrate lyase ICL2 has translation MPSMTPFEKQVAAARAWFDSPRFQGIVRLYSPREVAEQQGTIDNDYSVARVAAEQFYTRLRELSAQKKSITTFGPYSPGQAVTMKRLGIEGIYLGGWATSAKGSLAEDPGADLASYPLSQVPDEAAPIVRALLTADKNQHFLRARMSEAQRAATPQHDFRPFIIADADTGHGGDAHVRNLIRRFVEVGVTGYHIEDQKAGVKKCGHQGGKVLVSQDEQNKRLNAARFQLDIMRVAGIIVARTDAESATFIESSADERDQPFILGATSVELPRYKVGYLAILRMLHELGVKAVLGHLLYSISDHEYAGASAWLERNGITELITAGAATAGEDTSIDRLLDPIVTRYLEVWQAEAGLKTYARAVADVMEFRMGEGEKYDMTVEAWLAFAGHASFYDAADRAEAMGIRIVWDYEYPRTPDGYYQLNSGIDYAIAKSLAAAPFADILWMETKTANLDDARKYAAAIHAEYPGKMLAYNLSPSFNWDTTGMSDDEMKRFPEELGKLGFVFNFITYGGHQIDGLAAEDFATALQQDGMLALARLQRRFRLLESPYRTPQTLVGGPRLDGALMASSGRSATTKAMGRGSTQFQHLVQTEVPRKLLDEWLEMWRAHYRLPGPLHVELRPHTAGSELLELKVVKDGGETTANIIFANIHDRRNHSFLSVRNQNTFDEALRKKRLMTLIHLFLIHRYKATSVHYVSPTDDVHYQTGRMKHHGIFSEIHMEIGQMIVASVNADRITELLEPDRVALQKLIDKTGPPTV, from the coding sequence ATGCCGAGCATGACCCCGTTTGAGAAACAGGTTGCCGCCGCACGCGCGTGGTTCGACAGCCCGCGCTTCCAGGGAATCGTCCGCCTGTACTCGCCGCGCGAGGTGGCCGAACAGCAGGGGACGATCGACAACGACTACAGCGTCGCCCGTGTGGCGGCCGAACAGTTCTACACACGGCTGCGCGAGCTCTCCGCGCAGAAGAAGTCCATTACCACCTTCGGCCCCTACTCCCCCGGCCAGGCCGTCACCATGAAGCGGCTGGGCATCGAGGGCATCTACCTGGGCGGCTGGGCCACCTCCGCCAAGGGTTCCCTCGCCGAGGATCCCGGCGCGGATCTCGCCAGCTATCCGCTGAGCCAGGTGCCGGACGAAGCGGCCCCCATCGTGCGCGCGCTGCTCACCGCGGACAAGAACCAGCATTTCCTGCGCGCGCGCATGAGCGAGGCGCAGCGCGCCGCAACCCCGCAGCACGACTTCCGCCCCTTCATCATCGCCGACGCCGACACCGGCCACGGCGGGGATGCGCACGTGCGCAATCTCATCCGCCGCTTCGTCGAGGTGGGTGTCACCGGCTACCACATCGAAGACCAGAAGGCCGGTGTCAAGAAGTGCGGCCACCAGGGCGGCAAGGTGCTGGTGAGCCAGGACGAGCAGAACAAGCGGCTCAACGCGGCCCGCTTCCAGCTGGATATCATGCGCGTGGCGGGCATCATCGTGGCGCGCACCGACGCCGAGTCGGCCACCTTCATCGAGAGTTCGGCCGACGAACGCGATCAGCCCTTCATCCTGGGCGCCACCAGCGTCGAACTTCCCCGCTACAAGGTGGGCTACCTGGCCATTTTGCGCATGCTCCACGAGCTGGGCGTGAAGGCGGTGCTGGGTCATCTGCTCTACTCGATTTCGGACCACGAGTACGCCGGCGCATCCGCGTGGCTGGAGCGCAACGGCATCACGGAGTTGATCACGGCGGGTGCGGCAACGGCTGGCGAGGACACCAGCATCGACCGCCTGCTCGACCCCATCGTCACCCGCTACCTCGAGGTGTGGCAGGCCGAGGCGGGGCTCAAGACCTACGCGCGCGCGGTGGCCGACGTGATGGAGTTCCGCATGGGTGAAGGGGAGAAGTACGACATGACGGTGGAGGCGTGGCTCGCCTTCGCGGGGCATGCCTCGTTCTACGATGCCGCCGACCGCGCCGAGGCCATGGGCATCCGCATCGTGTGGGACTACGAGTACCCGCGCACCCCCGACGGCTACTACCAGTTGAACTCGGGCATCGACTACGCCATCGCCAAGTCTCTGGCCGCGGCACCCTTTGCGGACATCCTGTGGATGGAGACCAAGACCGCCAACCTGGACGACGCGCGCAAGTACGCGGCGGCCATCCACGCCGAGTACCCTGGCAAGATGCTGGCCTACAACCTCTCCCCCTCGTTCAACTGGGACACCACCGGCATGAGCGACGATGAGATGAAACGCTTCCCCGAAGAACTGGGCAAGCTGGGGTTCGTGTTCAACTTCATCACCTACGGCGGCCACCAGATCGACGGCCTCGCCGCGGAGGATTTCGCCACCGCCCTGCAGCAGGACGGCATGCTGGCGCTCGCACGGCTGCAGCGCCGCTTCCGGCTGCTCGAGTCGCCCTACCGCACGCCGCAGACGCTGGTGGGCGGGCCGCGCCTGGACGGCGCGCTCATGGCGTCATCGGGCCGCTCCGCCACCACCAAGGCGATGGGCCGGGGCTCCACCCAGTTCCAGCACCTGGTGCAGACCGAGGTGCCGCGCAAGCTGCTCGACGAGTGGCTGGAGATGTGGCGGGCGCACTACCGGTTGCCGGGACCGCTGCACGTGGAGCTGCGGCCGCACACCGCCGGCTCGGAACTTCTGGAACTGAAGGTGGTCAAGGACGGCGGCGAAACGACGGCCAACATCATCTTTGCCAACATCCACGACCGCCGCAACCACAGCTTCCTCTCGGTGCGTAACCAGAACACCTTCGACGAGGCGCTGCGCAAGAAGCGCCTGATGACGCTCATCCACCTGTTCCTCATCCACCGCTACAAGGCGACGTCGGTGCACTACGTGAGCCCCACCGACGACGTGCACTACCAGACCGGGCGCATGAAGCACCACGGCATCTTCTCCGAGATCCACATGGAAATCGGACAGATGATCGTCGCGTCGGTCAACGCGGACCGCATCACGGAACTGCTGGAACCGGACCGGGTGGCGCTGCAGAAGCTCATCGACAAGACGGGCCCGCCGACGGTGTGA
- a CDS encoding cysteine synthase family protein translates to MNVLDAIGNTSLVRLRKVVPPGCADVLVKLEWENPTGSMKDRMARAVIERAEADGRLKPGGTVVEYTGGSTGASLALVCAAKGYRIHIVTSDAFSRDKRDQMAALGAELTLVPSEGGLTTKKLILDMIETARVLSQAPNTYWTDQLNNHDSIAGYFTLAEEIWNQTNGAVDAFVHCVGTGASSRGVATVLKRNKPGVRIVAVEPGESSVLLGNQPGPHKIEGVGIGYTPPLWDPAMIDEIVPVRTGDAKEMARRLAREEALFAGTSSGANVVAAIRIAERLGPGATVVTLMCDSGLKYLATDVYRRA, encoded by the coding sequence ATGAACGTTCTCGATGCCATTGGAAACACGTCGCTGGTACGGCTTCGCAAGGTCGTGCCGCCCGGTTGCGCGGATGTCCTTGTGAAGCTCGAGTGGGAGAACCCCACCGGAAGCATGAAAGACCGCATGGCGCGCGCCGTGATCGAACGCGCGGAGGCCGATGGCCGTCTGAAACCCGGGGGCACGGTGGTGGAGTACACCGGTGGCAGCACCGGCGCATCGCTGGCACTGGTATGCGCGGCGAAGGGCTATCGCATCCACATCGTCACCTCGGATGCCTTCAGCCGCGACAAGCGCGACCAGATGGCCGCGCTGGGCGCGGAACTCACGCTTGTTCCCAGCGAGGGCGGTCTCACCACCAAAAAACTCATCCTCGACATGATCGAGACCGCACGCGTGCTCAGCCAGGCGCCGAACACGTACTGGACCGATCAACTCAACAACCACGACAGCATCGCGGGCTACTTCACCCTGGCCGAGGAGATCTGGAACCAGACCAACGGTGCTGTCGACGCGTTCGTGCATTGCGTGGGGACGGGTGCCTCGTCGCGCGGCGTGGCCACGGTGCTCAAACGCAACAAACCAGGTGTCAGGATCGTCGCGGTGGAGCCGGGGGAGTCGTCGGTGCTGCTCGGCAACCAACCCGGGCCACACAAGATCGAAGGGGTGGGAATCGGTTACACGCCGCCGCTGTGGGATCCCGCGATGATCGACGAGATCGTGCCCGTCAGGACCGGCGACGCAAAGGAGATGGCGCGGCGCCTGGCGCGCGAGGAGGCGCTGTTTGCGGGGACATCGTCGGGGGCAAACGTCGTTGCTGCCATTCGCATTGCTGAGCGGCTCGGGCCCGGCGCCACCGTGGTCACGCTGATGTGCGATTCCGGCTTGAAGTACCTCGCCACCGACGTCTACCGCCGCGCGTAG
- a CDS encoding porin family protein, with translation MRSRVALTLPVLLLLMVASVLPAHAEEEPSYFTLSGGWSWPSGGPIQDTYEPGFIAAAAFRVGVAESYLSGIEFGYGWFSLDSAGLASKNSGSTFSGGDMGLLSITTENDYLFGTPGNPMRPFLNLGLGYYKSFIDDATETNGSTTSDYDTGVYKGSFFGFHAGIGAMLNRERFGLRVDANYEHLFAGGPDLEYFTVRAGIVFFTSGVAVGAAPAKSAD, from the coding sequence ATGCGCTCTCGTGTTGCACTGACCCTGCCCGTGTTGCTGCTTCTTATGGTCGCTTCGGTTCTCCCTGCGCACGCAGAAGAAGAGCCCAGTTACTTTACGCTCTCCGGCGGGTGGTCGTGGCCCTCGGGTGGCCCCATCCAGGACACGTACGAGCCGGGCTTCATCGCCGCGGCGGCGTTCCGTGTCGGCGTGGCGGAGAGCTACTTGAGCGGCATCGAGTTCGGATACGGCTGGTTCTCCCTCGACAGCGCAGGGCTGGCGAGCAAGAATTCGGGCTCGACGTTTTCCGGCGGTGACATGGGACTTCTCAGCATTACCACCGAAAACGACTATCTCTTCGGCACGCCCGGCAATCCCATGCGCCCGTTCCTGAACCTCGGCCTGGGGTACTACAAGTCGTTCATCGACGACGCCACCGAGACGAACGGTTCCACGACCTCGGACTATGACACCGGCGTCTACAAGGGCAGCTTCTTCGGATTCCATGCGGGCATCGGTGCCATGCTCAACCGGGAGCGCTTCGGGCTGCGCGTCGACGCCAACTACGAGCACCTGTTCGCCGGGGGCCCGGACCTCGAGTACTTCACCGTACGCGCCGGCATCGTGTTCTTCACGTCGGGTGTGGCGGTGGGAGCGGCACCGGCGAAGAGCGCAGACTAG
- a CDS encoding cytochrome b N-terminal domain-containing protein: MKTSAGDVNRGILPPTDRERARLTRGTFLFHLRPIRIPRRAVRWAHTFGLGGSSLLLWLTLASTGILMLLVYQPVPDVAYDSVRTMMTRVRFGSLVRGVHYWSANLLVAVVLLHVMRVILTGGYHRPRRVNWIIGVALLLGVLASAITGYLLPWDQRAFWAITISTGMLGYVPGIGAGLQAIIRGGSDIGAATLLNFYTFHTTVLPVLAIVLMAFHFWRVRKAGGVVEPPADASDAAADSKVMFLPDLLVREVAQGLVLLAVVVVLGALVGAPIGERANAGMSPNPAKAPWYFMGFQELLIHLHPVFAVLVLPLAALAGFAAMPWVGDAAGPAGRWFLSPAARRAAGAASLVAVVLCVAAVLLDDAIASTQGANTGWFVRGVVPTLLLAGISAAVVVLTRRRFGLGRNECVQTLVVFLVTGFVTLAIIGVFFRGPGMALTLPWGGGG, from the coding sequence ATGAAGACATCCGCCGGTGACGTGAATCGTGGGATTCTGCCTCCCACCGACCGCGAACGGGCGCGCCTGACGCGCGGCACGTTTCTCTTTCACCTGCGTCCCATCCGGATTCCGCGCCGCGCGGTGCGCTGGGCCCACACCTTCGGGCTTGGCGGGTCCTCGCTGCTCCTGTGGCTCACGCTCGCATCCACCGGCATCCTCATGCTGCTGGTCTACCAGCCCGTCCCCGACGTGGCCTACGACTCCGTGCGCACCATGATGACCCGCGTGCGCTTTGGCTCCCTTGTGCGCGGCGTGCACTACTGGAGCGCCAATCTCCTGGTCGCGGTCGTTCTGTTGCACGTGATGCGGGTCATCCTGACGGGTGGCTATCATCGCCCGCGGCGCGTCAACTGGATCATCGGTGTGGCGCTGCTCCTGGGCGTGCTCGCCTCGGCGATCACCGGCTACCTGCTCCCGTGGGATCAGCGCGCCTTCTGGGCCATCACCATCTCCACCGGCATGCTCGGTTATGTTCCGGGCATCGGGGCCGGGCTGCAGGCGATCATCCGCGGCGGGAGTGACATCGGCGCGGCCACGCTGCTCAATTTCTACACCTTCCATACCACCGTTCTGCCCGTGCTGGCCATCGTGCTCATGGCGTTCCACTTCTGGCGTGTGCGCAAGGCGGGCGGCGTGGTCGAACCGCCGGCAGATGCCTCCGATGCCGCCGCGGATTCCAAAGTGATGTTTCTCCCCGACCTGCTGGTTCGCGAAGTGGCGCAGGGTCTCGTGCTGCTCGCCGTGGTGGTCGTGCTGGGCGCGCTCGTGGGTGCTCCCATCGGGGAGCGCGCCAACGCGGGCATGAGCCCCAACCCGGCCAAAGCGCCGTGGTACTTCATGGGTTTCCAGGAACTGCTCATCCACCTGCACCCGGTGTTTGCGGTGCTGGTGCTGCCGCTGGCAGCGCTTGCGGGATTCGCGGCCATGCCGTGGGTTGGCGACGCCGCCGGGCCCGCCGGGCGCTGGTTTCTCTCTCCGGCGGCGCGGCGGGCGGCCGGCGCGGCGTCGCTGGTGGCGGTGGTGCTGTGCGTGGCGGCGGTGCTGCTGGATGACGCCATCGCCTCCACCCAGGGCGCCAACACCGGATGGTTTGTGCGCGGCGTCGTCCCCACACTGCTGCTCGCGGGGATTTCGGCCGCGGTGGTTGTTCTGACGCGCCGCCGGTTCGGGCTGGGACGCAACGAGTGTGTGCAGACGCTGGTGGTGTTTCTGGTGACGGGCTTTGTGACGCTCGCCATCATCGGCGTGTTCTTCCGGGGACCGGGCATGGCGCTCACCCTTCCGTGGGGGGGTGGCGGATGA